In Deltaproteobacteria bacterium, a genomic segment contains:
- a CDS encoding DUF427 domain-containing protein produces MKHKRIEPGPGQESVWDYPRPPAVEDTDKHVEVFFNNILIADSTDAKRVLETSSPPVFYIPPQDIEMKYLIKSGRTTYCEWKGIASYYTLEVHDKRAEDAAWYYPDPTAGYESIQDYVAFYPGRMDACYVDGELVKAQPGEFYGGWITSDITGPFKGERGTEGW; encoded by the coding sequence ATGAAACATAAACGAATAGAACCCGGACCGGGTCAGGAATCCGTGTGGGACTATCCGAGACCCCCGGCAGTCGAGGATACGGACAAACACGTCGAAGTCTTTTTCAACAACATACTGATAGCGGATTCCACAGATGCTAAAAGGGTGCTTGAAACGAGCAGTCCTCCGGTATTCTATATCCCGCCGCAGGACATCGAAATGAAATACCTTATAAAGAGCGGGAGAACCACCTATTGCGAATGGAAGGGCATTGCCTCATATTACACCCTGGAAGTACACGATAAGCGCGCCGAGGACGCGGCCTGGTATTATCCCGACCCTACAGCCGGATATGAGTCCATTCAAGATTACGTCGCCTTCTACCCCGGGCGCATGGACGCCTGCTACGTTGACGGCGAGCTTGTAAAAGCCCAGCCGGGCGAATTTTACGGTGGCTGGATTACAAGCGACATCACCGGTCCCTTCAAGGGCGAGCGCGGAACAGAGGGCTGGTAA
- the prmC gene encoding peptide chain release factor N(5)-glutamine methyltransferase, with product MHLRELYQYGKENMSLHSIENPGLETSLLLTRTGAINSISEIYTSPEKEVERYKVVNFHGLLDRRIRREPMAYLIGEKEFYSRPFSVNRSVLIPRPETELLVEQAVRAADGTRDPVILDIGTGSGCISVTIACEVKDSGVYATDVSREALSLAHRNAIRHGARDRIHFINCNLSDPLKEESFDVIVSNPPYIPESEFPFLERDVKDHEPGISLIGGEDGLLYIRKIISTAGSLLKDGGWCLLEVGAGQASRAKELFEEHGFHETSSVKDLANIERVIKARWKK from the coding sequence ATGCACCTGAGAGAGCTCTACCAGTATGGAAAAGAGAACATGAGCCTGCATTCGATAGAGAATCCCGGGCTCGAAACATCCCTGCTTCTTACCAGGACCGGAGCTATTAATAGTATTTCCGAGATATACACATCCCCCGAAAAGGAAGTCGAGCGATACAAGGTCGTAAATTTTCACGGCCTTCTCGACAGAAGAATCAGGCGTGAGCCAATGGCTTATCTAATCGGTGAAAAAGAGTTTTATTCAAGACCCTTTTCGGTAAACCGCAGCGTGCTCATCCCGAGACCCGAAACGGAGCTTCTGGTAGAACAGGCGGTTCGAGCGGCAGACGGTACACGGGACCCGGTCATTCTCGATATCGGCACGGGCAGCGGGTGCATATCGGTCACGATTGCGTGTGAGGTCAAGGATTCCGGGGTTTATGCGACCGACGTATCAAGGGAAGCTCTTTCCCTCGCTCACCGGAACGCTATAAGGCACGGAGCGCGCGATAGAATACACTTTATCAACTGCAACCTGTCGGATCCGCTGAAAGAAGAGTCTTTTGATGTCATCGTATCAAACCCTCCCTATATTCCGGAGTCTGAGTTCCCGTTTTTAGAGCGGGACGTAAAGGACCATGAACCGGGCATATCGCTCATCGGGGGAGAAGACGGGTTACTTTACATAAGAAAAATAATCTCCACTGCCGGCTCTTTACTTAAAGACGGCGGATGGTGCCTGCTTGAAGTAGGGGCGGGCCAGGCTTCGAGAGCAAAGGAGCTATTCGAGGAACACGGTTTTCACGAAACCTCGTCGGTAAAAGACCTCGCTAATATTGAAAGGGTAATAAAAGCCAGATGGAAAAAATAA
- the egtD gene encoding L-histidine N(alpha)-methyltransferase, which produces MNKNLLKVKKFEPEIEDILSEVIDGFERPQKQLPSKLFYDKRGSQLFDQITELEEYYPTRTEIAIMEQNIDSICSVLGENCLLIELGSGSSIKIRLLIENLLNPAGYVPIDISEEHLTDSAEILSRDYPELRIMPVYADYTQPFSLPNFDFPYSRKVVYYPGSTIGNFPPVSAKRFIDSVAEWAGKGSGLLIGVDLVKDVKTLEDAYNDRKGVTAEFNLNILRRLNREIGSDFNIGMWRHDAFYNEKESRIEMHLVSLADQEVRVNGTRYRFRKDESILTEYSYKYSLEGFKKLVSGSFRVDEVWTDKENKFSIQYLTAF; this is translated from the coding sequence ATGAATAAGAACCTGCTTAAAGTAAAAAAATTCGAACCCGAGATAGAAGATATTCTATCCGAGGTTATCGACGGCTTCGAAAGACCGCAGAAACAGCTGCCATCCAAGCTTTTTTACGACAAAAGGGGCTCACAGCTGTTCGATCAGATCACCGAGCTTGAGGAATATTACCCCACTCGTACGGAGATTGCGATAATGGAGCAAAACATTGACAGCATTTGCTCCGTTCTGGGAGAGAACTGCCTTCTGATTGAGCTCGGCAGCGGAAGCAGTATAAAGATAAGGTTGCTGATTGAGAATCTCCTGAATCCGGCGGGCTACGTCCCCATAGATATATCGGAAGAACATCTTACGGATTCGGCGGAAATTCTCTCGCGGGACTACCCCGAGTTAAGAATCATGCCCGTATACGCGGATTATACGCAGCCTTTCAGCCTGCCGAATTTCGACTTTCCGTACTCACGCAAGGTTGTTTATTACCCGGGCTCAACCATAGGGAATTTCCCGCCCGTCTCTGCAAAACGTTTCATAGACAGCGTAGCCGAATGGGCCGGGAAGGGAAGCGGTCTCCTTATCGGGGTTGATCTTGTAAAGGACGTAAAGACTCTCGAAGACGCGTACAACGACCGTAAAGGCGTAACAGCCGAATTCAATCTGAATATTCTCAGGAGATTAAACCGCGAGATAGGCTCCGACTTCAATATCGGCATGTGGAGGCACGACGCGTTCTACAATGAAAAGGAGAGTCGTATCGAAATGCATCTTGTAAGCCTTGCCGATCAGGAAGTGCGCGTTAACGGTACACGTTACCGCTTCAGGAAGGACGAATCCATATTGACCGAATACTCATACAAATACTCGCTGGAAGGATTCAAGAAACTGGTTTCGGGGTCATTCAGAGTTGACGAGGTATGGACAGATAAAGAGAACAAGTTCAGCATACAGTATCTGACGGCGTTTTAA
- the hisG gene encoding ATP phosphoribosyltransferase: MITVAIARGRLLDEEVSLLEKAGYPVGNILKDSRKLIFEYPGLEMKILIIRPTDIPSYVEYGAADMGIVGMDTLMEEKHNLYEPLNLGIGQCKLVVAAPKGFEYNSSGSLRVATKYPRIAHEHFSGKGVGAEIVKLYGSVELAPIVGLSDVIVDLSATGETLRKNNLVEFESIADISARLVVNRVSMKVKSEEIKEIINKLKQVREN; the protein is encoded by the coding sequence ATGATAACCGTTGCGATAGCAAGGGGGAGACTGCTCGACGAGGAAGTCTCGCTACTGGAAAAAGCCGGGTACCCGGTTGGTAATATTTTAAAGGATTCGAGGAAGCTTATATTCGAATATCCCGGGCTTGAAATGAAGATACTGATCATCAGGCCTACCGATATTCCCTCCTACGTTGAATACGGGGCTGCCGATATGGGAATAGTCGGCATGGACACACTTATGGAAGAGAAACACAATTTGTACGAACCGCTTAATCTCGGCATAGGGCAATGCAAGCTCGTGGTCGCGGCGCCCAAGGGATTTGAGTACAATTCATCCGGGTCACTGAGAGTGGCCACCAAATATCCGAGAATTGCACATGAGCATTTTTCAGGGAAGGGGGTCGGTGCGGAAATAGTCAAGCTATACGGCTCGGTCGAGCTCGCTCCAATTGTAGGGCTATCCGACGTGATAGTGGATCTGTCCGCGACCGGGGAGACCCTCAGGAAAAATAATCTTGTGGAGTTTGAATCGATTGCCGATATTTCCGCGAGGCTTGTGGTAAACAGAGTGAGCATGAAGGTGAAATCAGAGGAAATAAAGGAGATAATAAACAAGCTAAAACAGGTAAGGGAAAATTAA
- the phoU gene encoding phosphate signaling complex protein PhoU has translation MIRLEEEIGKLKKMLFEMATSVEEMIAKSIKALKDRNMIMAEEVIKSDAKINEMEIDIDNQSIKILALFHPEAEDLRTVSMIMKINNDLERIGDHAVNIAEKTIYLSDKPAVKPLIDIPKMADKAIQMLQESLDAFVNKDAQLAIAVCKKDDEVDSLEPQIVRELITYMISDPQTIDRALSLILIARELERVADLATNIAEDTYYIASGKTLKHNVLKKD, from the coding sequence ATGATCAGACTGGAAGAAGAAATCGGCAAATTAAAAAAAATGCTCTTCGAGATGGCAACCTCCGTTGAAGAGATGATTGCCAAGAGCATCAAGGCGCTTAAAGACCGTAATATGATAATGGCGGAGGAGGTAATTAAAAGCGACGCCAAAATCAATGAGATGGAGATCGATATAGATAACCAGTCCATTAAGATTTTAGCTTTGTTCCACCCCGAGGCAGAAGACCTGAGAACCGTCTCAATGATAATGAAAATAAACAACGACCTTGAGAGAATAGGCGATCATGCGGTGAACATAGCCGAAAAAACCATTTATCTTTCCGACAAACCGGCCGTTAAGCCCCTAATCGATATCCCCAAGATGGCCGATAAGGCAATTCAGATGCTGCAGGAAAGCCTCGATGCATTTGTCAACAAGGATGCCCAGCTCGCGATAGCCGTGTGCAAGAAAGATGACGAAGTCGATTCGCTCGAACCGCAGATAGTAAGGGAGCTGATTACTTATATGATATCGGACCCGCAAACAATCGACCGGGCTCTATCACTGATTCTCATAGCCAGGGAGCTTGAAAGAGTGGCGGATCTGGCGACAAACATAGCGGAAGACACCTATTACATAGCGAGCGGGAAAACCCTGAAGCATAACGTCCTGAAAAAGGACTGA
- a CDS encoding ATP-binding cassette domain-containing protein, whose protein sequence is MIELRNISKSYGKTVAADNIDLSLEAGRTTVIIGPSGCGKSTLLRVITGLVTPDSGEVLIEGTSLSPSSLISLRRKMGYVIQEGGLFPNLTAEGNVSLMARYLGRGNEDIKARIDELCELTKFPPDALNRYPLQISGGQRQRVSLMRALMLDPDILLLDEPLGSLDPLIRSELQNDLKEIFRNLGKTVVMVTHDIGEAGFLGDNIVFMREGRILQKGSIEDLVRRPSDRFVTKFINAQRSPVNFTGDAAD, encoded by the coding sequence TTGATCGAGCTTAGAAATATATCGAAATCTTACGGGAAAACAGTAGCGGCAGACAACATCGATCTGTCTCTAGAAGCCGGTAGAACAACCGTTATTATCGGGCCCAGCGGATGCGGCAAATCCACCCTTCTGAGGGTCATCACGGGCCTCGTGACGCCGGACAGCGGTGAAGTGCTCATAGAGGGGACGAGCCTGAGCCCGTCAAGCTTAATATCTCTCAGGAGGAAGATGGGTTACGTAATACAGGAGGGCGGCCTGTTCCCGAATCTGACGGCAGAGGGGAACGTATCCCTCATGGCGCGGTATCTGGGACGCGGCAACGAAGATATCAAGGCCCGAATTGATGAGCTCTGCGAATTGACAAAATTCCCACCGGATGCCCTAAATCGATACCCGCTTCAGATCTCGGGAGGTCAGAGGCAGCGGGTGAGCTTAATGCGCGCCCTGATGCTCGATCCCGATATACTGCTGCTTGACGAGCCGCTCGGATCGCTCGATCCCCTCATAAGGAGCGAGCTTCAAAACGATCTTAAAGAGATATTTCGCAACCTCGGCAAAACGGTGGTCATGGTTACGCACGATATAGGCGAGGCCGGTTTCCTGGGCGACAACATCGTATTTATGCGAGAAGGAAGAATCTTGCAGAAAGGAAGCATTGAAGACCTGGTCAGGCGGCCCTCCGACAGATTCGTCACTAAATTCATAAACGCGCAGCGGAGTCCGGTCAATTTCACGGGAGATGCGGCCGATTGA
- the egtB gene encoding ergothioneine biosynthesis protein EgtB, which translates to MAKKTVSRAETKEEITGSNNNHSKERLIESYKSVRELSGALAEPLEIEDCVIQSMPDVSPTKWHLAHTSWFFETFVLSEAIKDYKSPSPQYAYLFNSYYVQAGERHFRPKRGLISRPTVEETYNYRNFVDEHMIRFMEDADDKEWKEYAPVIEIGTHHEQQHQELIVTDIKHVFSENPLHPRYISEKPVNGSDKAHTPPPAEWIAFEEGIYSIGHEGKGFGYDNEFPLHKVFLNPFLLQSRLITNREYMEFMKDGGYETPELWLSEGWATVETNNWNAPFYWELRDGEWTQFTLSGMRKVSPHEPVCHLSYFEADAYARWAGARLPTEAEWEIAAGDLPIEGNFVGDRNFHPAPLNEKGGKDSLQQMYGDVWEWTQSAYSSYPGFKTLPGALGEYNGKFMCNQFVLRGGSCATSKSHIRKTYRNFFPPDARWQFTGLRLAKDSS; encoded by the coding sequence ATGGCAAAAAAAACCGTGTCGCGCGCGGAAACGAAAGAAGAAATAACCGGCTCGAATAATAATCATTCTAAAGAGCGGTTAATCGAAAGTTATAAATCCGTAAGGGAGCTTTCGGGCGCCCTGGCCGAACCGCTTGAGATAGAGGACTGTGTAATACAGTCCATGCCCGATGTGAGCCCTACAAAGTGGCATCTCGCTCATACGAGCTGGTTTTTCGAAACCTTCGTCCTTTCAGAGGCGATAAAAGATTACAAATCCCCTAGCCCTCAATACGCGTACCTCTTTAATTCCTATTACGTGCAGGCGGGGGAGAGGCATTTCCGTCCCAAGCGCGGACTAATATCGAGACCCACTGTCGAGGAAACCTATAACTACCGGAACTTTGTAGATGAGCACATGATTCGGTTCATGGAAGATGCGGATGATAAAGAATGGAAAGAGTACGCGCCCGTAATCGAAATCGGGACACATCACGAGCAGCAGCACCAGGAACTGATAGTAACAGATATTAAGCACGTGTTTTCCGAAAATCCCCTCCACCCGCGATATATTAGCGAAAAACCGGTAAACGGCTCGGATAAAGCACACACCCCACCACCCGCCGAATGGATTGCATTCGAGGAAGGAATCTACTCCATCGGACACGAGGGCAAGGGGTTCGGATACGACAACGAATTCCCGCTTCACAAGGTCTTTCTCAATCCGTTTTTACTCCAGTCCCGCCTTATAACGAACCGTGAATATATGGAATTCATGAAAGACGGGGGATACGAGACCCCGGAGCTCTGGTTGTCCGAGGGCTGGGCTACGGTCGAGACAAATAACTGGAACGCGCCCTTTTACTGGGAATTAAGAGACGGTGAATGGACTCAGTTTACGCTCTCCGGTATGCGCAAAGTCTCTCCTCACGAGCCCGTATGCCATCTTTCCTATTTTGAAGCGGACGCCTATGCCCGCTGGGCGGGGGCGAGGCTTCCTACAGAAGCCGAGTGGGAAATTGCCGCGGGAGACCTGCCGATAGAGGGTAATTTCGTCGGCGACAGAAACTTTCATCCCGCACCCTTAAACGAAAAGGGTGGTAAGGATTCTCTTCAGCAAATGTACGGGGACGTATGGGAATGGACTCAGAGCGCCTACTCCTCTTATCCGGGCTTCAAAACGCTTCCCGGTGCTCTCGGGGAATACAACGGCAAGTTCATGTGCAATCAGTTTGTATTGAGAGGAGGGTCATGCGCAACCTCGAAATCGCATATAAGAAAAACATACAGGAATTTCTTCCCCCCGGATGCCAGATGGCAATTCACGGGTCTCAGACTGGCTAAAGATTCCTCTTAA
- the pstB gene encoding phosphate ABC transporter ATP-binding protein PstB, with the protein MVEANDVNLWYGDNHALKNIYMDIPKNKTTAFIGPSGCGKSTLLRCFNRLNDLVDSARVEGEILIDGEDIYDPGVDITELRKNVGMVFQKSNPFPKSIYENVAYGARIAGENKKSVLDEIVEKSLKGAALWDEVHDRLNDSALGLSGGQMQRLCIARAIAVEPEMLLMDEPCSALDPIATGKIEDLITELKDSYTIVIVTHNMQQASRVSDYTAFMYLGELIEYDSTETIFLNPKLKQTEDYVSGKFG; encoded by the coding sequence ATAGTCGAGGCAAACGACGTCAACCTGTGGTACGGCGACAATCATGCTTTAAAAAATATCTATATGGATATTCCGAAGAATAAGACAACGGCGTTTATAGGACCTTCAGGCTGCGGAAAATCGACCCTGCTCCGCTGTTTTAACCGTCTTAACGACCTTGTAGACTCGGCAAGAGTAGAGGGCGAGATACTCATTGACGGAGAGGATATTTACGATCCCGGCGTCGATATAACCGAGCTTAGAAAGAATGTCGGAATGGTCTTCCAGAAATCGAATCCCTTCCCGAAATCAATCTACGAGAACGTCGCCTACGGCGCCCGAATAGCGGGCGAAAATAAAAAATCGGTACTCGACGAAATTGTCGAAAAGAGTTTAAAAGGAGCCGCGCTCTGGGATGAAGTTCATGACAGGCTAAACGACAGCGCGCTCGGTTTGTCGGGCGGTCAGATGCAGAGGCTTTGTATCGCAAGGGCAATAGCGGTCGAGCCGGAAATGCTCCTGATGGATGAGCCCTGCTCGGCGCTCGACCCCATAGCAACCGGAAAGATAGAAGACCTTATCACAGAGCTTAAAGACAGTTACACAATAGTGATCGTAACTCATAATATGCAGCAAGCCTCACGTGTATCCGATTACACAGCTTTCATGTATCTGGGAGAATTAATAGAGTACGACAGCACAGAGACAATCTTCCTCAACCCGAAATTAAAGCAAACGGAAGATTACGTTTCCGGAAAATTCGGATAA
- a CDS encoding arsenate reductase ArsC: MSEVDKKKVIFICTHNSARSQMAEGILRDLYGDRFEVFSAGTAPSRVNPYAIRVMEEIGIDISGQSSKNMNRFLETNFDYAVTVCDNARESCPVLKGGDNYLHKGFRDPSRFRGKDEEILEGFREIRDEIKSWIEEEFGNNQL; the protein is encoded by the coding sequence ATGTCTGAAGTCGACAAAAAAAAGGTTATTTTCATCTGTACTCATAACTCAGCGAGGTCACAAATGGCCGAAGGGATATTAAGAGATTTATACGGTGACAGGTTCGAAGTGTTCAGCGCCGGTACGGCTCCTTCCAGAGTAAATCCCTACGCAATCAGGGTTATGGAAGAGATAGGCATCGACATATCCGGACAAAGCTCAAAAAATATGAACAGGTTCCTCGAAACAAATTTCGACTATGCAGTGACCGTATGCGATAACGCCAGGGAGTCCTGCCCGGTATTGAAAGGCGGGGACAATTACCTGCATAAAGGATTCAGGGACCCTTCCAGATTCAGGGGGAAAGACGAGGAAATACTCGAGGGGTTCAGAGAAATCAGGGATGAAATAAAAAGCTGGATAGAGGAGGAGTTCGGAAATAACCAGCTTTAA
- the pstA gene encoding phosphate ABC transporter permease PstA has translation MKKFWKSGDPFIWLTGVALMFSLLMIAGLMYLIAAKGLGFFWPSDVAQVRLKDGRKLLGEITDREKVKTDYSGESDTFTQRTQLKIGNRDLYGLDFRWVDNDEIEDITYPEYSVVLERREWGNMYGFIKEITGNGTVKCAGNQDCWPVLESLLPQYNKIYKEIKAIEKGEIGGINREIEHLRLEIRGLGTKEGDNREKINKLEARVEEQEAIYREKEEKLSALYKEFNEDKITMTSVDGRDKEMPVGNIVRAFRPNAMSWLEKASLYLSKMWEFVSEDPREANTEGGVFPAIFGTIMMVLIMSIVVLPFGVLAALYLREYAKQGTLVRLVRICVNNLAGVPSIVFGVFAVGFFIYGLGSTIDSLFYSEALPNPTFGTGGILWASLTLALLTVPVVIVATEEGLAAVPREIRDGSLALGATKFETTWKIVIPSAMPAILTGLILAIARATGEVAPLMITGVVKLAPELPIDGYFPYVHLERKFMHLGFHIYDVGFQSPNVEAAKPMVFTTALLLILIVIVLNLTAIIIRNQLRKKYTTSAV, from the coding sequence ATGAAAAAATTCTGGAAGAGCGGCGATCCTTTTATATGGCTTACAGGTGTCGCACTTATGTTCAGCCTGCTTATGATAGCGGGGCTCATGTATCTCATAGCCGCAAAAGGGCTCGGATTTTTCTGGCCGTCCGACGTAGCCCAGGTCCGGCTCAAAGACGGCAGAAAGCTTCTGGGCGAAATCACCGATCGTGAGAAAGTTAAGACGGATTACTCCGGCGAGAGTGATACTTTCACACAGAGGACTCAGCTCAAGATCGGCAACAGGGACCTTTACGGGCTCGACTTCAGATGGGTCGACAATGACGAGATAGAGGACATAACCTACCCCGAATACTCCGTGGTTCTCGAGAGAAGGGAATGGGGAAATATGTACGGATTTATAAAAGAGATAACCGGGAACGGCACCGTTAAGTGTGCGGGCAATCAGGATTGCTGGCCCGTGCTGGAATCCCTCCTTCCGCAGTATAACAAAATCTATAAAGAGATAAAAGCTATTGAAAAGGGTGAGATCGGCGGGATAAACAGGGAAATTGAGCACCTCAGGCTCGAAATCCGGGGTTTGGGGACGAAGGAGGGGGACAACAGGGAAAAAATCAACAAACTTGAGGCCCGGGTTGAAGAGCAGGAAGCAATTTATAGGGAGAAGGAAGAAAAGCTATCGGCGCTTTACAAAGAGTTCAATGAAGACAAGATAACAATGACTTCGGTCGACGGAAGGGATAAGGAGATGCCGGTGGGAAACATAGTAAGAGCGTTCAGACCCAACGCCATGAGCTGGCTTGAAAAGGCGTCCCTGTACCTATCAAAGATGTGGGAATTCGTATCCGAGGATCCGAGAGAAGCCAACACGGAAGGGGGCGTATTCCCCGCCATATTCGGAACCATCATGATGGTGTTAATCATGAGCATCGTGGTTCTTCCCTTCGGCGTGCTGGCGGCTCTGTATCTGAGGGAATACGCAAAGCAGGGGACCCTTGTAAGACTCGTCAGAATATGCGTCAACAACCTGGCGGGCGTCCCCTCGATCGTATTCGGCGTTTTCGCCGTGGGCTTTTTCATCTACGGTCTCGGGAGCACCATAGACAGTCTCTTTTACAGCGAAGCCCTCCCCAATCCCACTTTCGGCACGGGCGGCATACTCTGGGCATCGCTTACGCTTGCGCTCCTCACAGTCCCCGTTGTAATAGTAGCGACCGAAGAGGGGCTTGCCGCCGTCCCGAGGGAAATCAGGGACGGCTCACTGGCGCTTGGAGCGACAAAATTCGAAACCACATGGAAAATAGTTATTCCGAGCGCGATGCCGGCAATACTTACAGGGCTTATACTGGCGATTGCCAGAGCGACCGGCGAGGTGGCTCCGCTAATGATAACAGGCGTCGTGAAATTGGCTCCGGAGCTTCCCATAGACGGCTATTTCCCATACGTGCACCTCGAGAGAAAGTTCATGCATCTGGGTTTTCACATATACGACGTCGGCTTCCAGTCCCCTAACGTGGAGGCTGCAAAACCGATGGTCTTTACAACCGCGCTGCTTTTGATATTGATCGTAATCGTGCTTAATCTAACGGCAATAATAATAAGAAATCAACTAAGAAAGAAGTACACTACCTCGGCTGTTTAA
- the murA gene encoding UDP-N-acetylglucosamine 1-carboxyvinyltransferase: MEKIIIEGGKRLEGEVTVTGAKNAVLPLMAACILSEGVNTLENVPDLADVRTMAKLLEILGAAVEFDRGNFTIDTTNLNKWVAPYDLVKTMRASVLVLGPLTARFGRARVSLPGGCAIGERPIDQHLKGLSILGSNIEIDEGYVETEAKKLTGGIIPFDVSTVTGTENLMLSSVLADGETILLNAACEPEVTDLANALNRMGADIKGAGTDIITVTGVSGLSPLKDYAVMPDRIEAGTYMIASVLTEGDLLVKNCRFENMGALIGKLIETGAQISREDGGIRIKSNGIIKSTDITTLPYPGFPTDMQAQMMTLMSTANGLSVLTETIFPQRFLHAGELRRMGADIKLVGNSAVVRGVGSLSGAPTMASDLRASASLVLAGLAASGKTEISRVYHLDRGYERLDNKLETLGARIWREKE; encoded by the coding sequence ATGGAAAAAATAATAATAGAAGGCGGGAAAAGGCTTGAGGGAGAGGTTACTGTAACAGGGGCCAAAAACGCAGTCCTGCCACTTATGGCCGCCTGCATACTTTCAGAAGGCGTGAACACCCTCGAAAACGTCCCCGATCTGGCGGACGTGAGAACGATGGCGAAACTGCTCGAGATTCTGGGAGCGGCAGTCGAGTTTGATAGAGGCAATTTCACAATAGATACGACAAATTTGAACAAATGGGTTGCGCCCTACGACCTCGTTAAAACCATGCGCGCCTCTGTTCTTGTATTGGGACCGCTTACGGCCAGATTCGGCAGAGCGAGGGTTTCACTTCCGGGCGGATGCGCAATAGGGGAGAGACCGATAGACCAGCACCTCAAGGGATTGAGCATATTGGGCTCCAATATAGAGATAGATGAAGGGTATGTAGAAACAGAAGCCAAAAAGCTCACTGGCGGGATCATACCGTTTGACGTTTCGACTGTAACCGGAACGGAAAACCTGATGCTCTCTTCAGTGCTTGCGGATGGGGAGACTATATTACTGAACGCCGCGTGCGAGCCCGAGGTCACGGACCTGGCAAATGCGCTTAACCGTATGGGCGCGGATATAAAGGGGGCGGGTACTGATATAATTACCGTTACCGGAGTGAGCGGCCTTTCCCCTCTTAAAGACTACGCGGTCATGCCCGACAGAATAGAGGCCGGGACATATATGATCGCTTCCGTGCTTACAGAGGGAGACCTGCTGGTGAAGAATTGCCGTTTTGAGAATATGGGAGCCCTGATAGGAAAGTTAATCGAAACAGGCGCTCAGATTTCCCGTGAAGACGGCGGCATAAGAATTAAATCAAACGGAATAATCAAAAGCACCGATATAACCACGCTTCCCTATCCGGGATTCCCGACCGATATGCAGGCGCAGATGATGACGCTTATGAGCACTGCAAACGGCCTGAGCGTCCTGACAGAGACAATATTTCCCCAGAGGTTTCTTCATGCGGGCGAACTCAGGAGAATGGGCGCGGATATAAAGCTCGTCGGAAACAGCGCGGTCGTGAGAGGGGTCGGCAGCCTGAGCGGGGCGCCAACGATGGCGAGCGACCTGAGGGCGAGCGCTTCTCTGGTACTCGCGGGACTCGCCGCTTCGGGAAAAACCGAGATATCAAGGGTCTACCATCTCGACAGGGGCTATGAAAGGCTGGACAACAAACTGGAAACGCTCGGCGCAAGAATCTGGAGGGAGAAGGAATGA